A single window of Methanothermobacter marburgensis str. Marburg DNA harbors:
- the fdhF gene encoding formate dehydrogenase subunit alpha, translated as MKGTVKFRIDGREVEAARGMTVLEAALANGIYIPNLCFREGIEPFGGCRLCLVENNEGRLVTACETPAEDGSEFISESERINRIRRTTLSLIIADHSRDCLACPASGDCRLQELSSYLNVSDGDLERLRPELSGIDVDESNPFFLRNHDKCILCGICVRVCRGLGAEAVDFAYRGHDTRIATFMDRDILDSSCVSCGECVEACPVGALLPRTERPSTEVRTVCPYCGAGCEIYLGVRGNRVVSSRGVPDSPVNQGRLCVKGRFALKFVNSPERLKKPLIKVDGEFVEVEWDEAISVVAERLSEYTGEEFAAVASAKCTNEENYLLQKFTRAVMGSGNIDHCARLCHAPSLTGLRMSLGSGAMTNSISELGAAGCILAVGTNPTETHPVTSYRVIRALRSRARLVVVDPRKTRLSELADIHLQNRPGSDIPLLMAMCRFILEEGLHDSEFIDSRTEKFEDFRDAVMALDLDEVERITGVNVKDIRRAAIMYASNSPASIIYSMGITQHVNGTGNVLALSNLALLTGNIGIKSAGINPLRGQNNVQGACDMGALPDLLPGYQGIGEAAGKFSEKWGSPIPPAGLTLPEMFDAARDGKIRCMYIMGENPLLSEPDIERTREALEGLEFLVVQDIFLTETAELADVVLPAASFAEKDGTFTNTERRVQLLRKALDAPGDALPDWQIISMIAGRMGREDFDYESASRIFDEIRELVPSYAGISHERLKSGGIQWPCTSEEDAGTGYLHSEEFPTPTGRASFLLPDYQFRGVPEEYPLVLVTGRNLYQYHTRSMTARVEELESFSDHEELLMNPADASSMGIREGDTVEVTSERGSLRVRAGVTDEVMEGVVFMTFHFADAPANVLTGGDRDPFSGMPGLKFTPVRVCRVQLR; from the coding sequence ATGAAGGGGACTGTAAAATTCAGGATCGATGGAAGGGAAGTTGAGGCAGCCCGGGGGATGACGGTTCTCGAGGCAGCCCTTGCAAACGGCATCTATATACCGAACCTCTGTTTCAGGGAGGGTATTGAACCATTTGGGGGCTGCAGGCTCTGTCTGGTTGAGAACAACGAGGGGCGTCTGGTCACGGCATGTGAAACACCTGCAGAGGATGGTTCTGAGTTCATATCAGAGTCTGAAAGGATAAACAGGATCAGAAGAACCACTCTATCTCTGATAATAGCTGACCACAGCAGGGATTGTCTTGCATGCCCCGCATCAGGTGACTGCAGACTCCAGGAGCTTTCATCGTACCTCAACGTATCTGATGGGGACCTTGAGAGGCTGAGGCCTGAGCTTTCAGGGATTGATGTGGATGAATCCAACCCGTTTTTCCTGAGGAACCACGATAAGTGCATCCTCTGCGGCATATGTGTCCGTGTCTGCAGGGGACTGGGTGCAGAGGCGGTTGATTTTGCATACAGGGGCCATGACACAAGGATAGCCACCTTCATGGACAGGGATATACTTGATTCAAGCTGCGTCTCATGCGGTGAATGCGTCGAGGCATGCCCGGTGGGCGCCCTCCTACCCAGGACTGAGAGACCCTCCACCGAGGTGAGGACTGTATGCCCCTACTGCGGCGCCGGCTGCGAGATATACCTCGGGGTGAGGGGGAACCGGGTTGTGAGTTCAAGGGGTGTCCCTGATAGCCCTGTTAACCAGGGAAGGCTATGCGTGAAGGGGAGGTTCGCCCTTAAATTTGTAAACAGTCCCGAAAGACTTAAAAAACCCCTGATAAAGGTTGATGGGGAGTTTGTAGAGGTAGAATGGGATGAGGCCATCTCAGTTGTGGCCGAAAGGCTCTCTGAATACACTGGGGAAGAGTTTGCGGCTGTGGCCTCTGCCAAGTGCACCAATGAGGAGAACTATCTGCTGCAGAAGTTCACAAGGGCCGTTATGGGGTCAGGGAACATTGACCACTGCGCAAGGCTATGCCATGCCCCATCACTTACCGGTCTCAGAATGAGCCTGGGCAGCGGTGCAATGACCAACTCCATATCTGAACTGGGGGCTGCCGGGTGTATACTGGCAGTGGGAACCAACCCAACAGAGACACACCCTGTAACCTCCTACAGGGTAATCAGGGCCCTGAGGTCACGTGCAAGGCTGGTTGTGGTGGATCCAAGGAAAACCCGGTTATCAGAACTTGCAGATATCCATCTCCAGAACAGACCGGGGTCTGACATCCCACTTTTAATGGCAATGTGCCGCTTCATACTGGAGGAGGGCCTCCACGACAGCGAATTCATAGATTCCCGCACAGAGAAATTTGAGGACTTCAGAGACGCTGTCATGGCCCTGGATCTTGATGAGGTGGAGAGGATAACCGGGGTTAACGTTAAGGACATAAGGAGAGCCGCAATAATGTACGCATCCAATTCCCCGGCATCCATAATATATTCAATGGGCATCACCCAGCACGTTAATGGGACTGGCAATGTGCTTGCACTCAGCAACCTGGCGCTTCTTACAGGTAACATCGGTATAAAATCAGCCGGCATCAACCCGCTGAGGGGTCAGAACAACGTTCAGGGGGCCTGTGATATGGGGGCGCTTCCCGACCTCCTCCCGGGGTATCAGGGCATTGGTGAGGCTGCAGGGAAATTCTCTGAGAAATGGGGTTCACCTATCCCCCCGGCAGGGTTGACACTTCCTGAGATGTTTGATGCCGCAAGGGACGGAAAAATAAGGTGCATGTACATAATGGGTGAGAACCCACTTCTGAGCGAACCTGACATTGAAAGGACCCGGGAGGCCCTTGAGGGCCTTGAATTCCTTGTGGTCCAGGATATATTCCTCACAGAGACAGCCGAACTTGCCGATGTGGTTCTGCCCGCGGCATCCTTTGCAGAGAAGGACGGGACATTCACCAACACCGAGAGAAGGGTTCAGCTTCTGAGAAAGGCGCTGGATGCCCCGGGGGATGCTCTCCCTGACTGGCAGATAATCTCCATGATTGCAGGGCGGATGGGAAGGGAGGACTTTGATTATGAATCAGCGTCCAGAATATTCGATGAGATAAGGGAACTTGTACCCTCATATGCTGGCATCTCCCATGAAAGGCTGAAATCTGGAGGGATACAGTGGCCCTGCACATCAGAGGAGGACGCTGGAACAGGATATCTTCACTCTGAAGAATTCCCAACACCCACAGGAAGGGCATCGTTCCTGCTGCCTGATTACCAGTTCAGGGGGGTCCCGGAGGAGTATCCCCTGGTCCTTGTGACAGGGCGAAACCTCTACCAGTACCACACAAGGTCCATGACTGCAAGGGTGGAGGAACTGGAATCATTCTCAGACCATGAGGAGCTTCTCATGAACCCCGCTGACGCCTCCTCTATGGGTATAAGGGAGGGGGATACTGTTGAGGTCACATCAGAGAGGGGCTCCCTCAGGGTGAGGGCAGGGGTTACAGATGAGGTGATGGAGGGCGTGGTATTCATGACATTCCACTTTGCAGATGCCCCTGCAAATGTCCTCACAGGCGGAGACAGGGACCCCTTTTCAGGGATGCCTGGACTCAAGTTCACACCGGTCAGGGTGTGTCGCGTCCAGCTAAGATAA
- the fwdF gene encoding tungsten-dependent formylmethanofuran dehydrogenase subunit FwdF — METTEVIEGKNITVERTGEENRKLIFQDCLCAVCGLCGEICPVSAIEVNPTGAMVRTEQDESKILIDENKCVLCGMCSSICPFQALDLQIDGTSIKELAEYPKILKSAEIDDETCIQCKACETACPQDAITITRELPERKDLITGEIEIDKDTCIYCGMCEEMCPVDAIEIEHQIPSSSSPTVATDINVDEDKCVHCGICKRICPVDAIMQVCRICPYGEYEIKVPEVTGTSYIDPELCVNCGWCQEICPVDAATVTKPFEGELIIDQDTCQACETCVMACPCNVLSFPKPEKSGEKPTKLYKDERFCIYCGACERSCPVNAIEVKRSRINTTPIKSKAWKNAFESLLK; from the coding sequence ATGGAAACGACCGAAGTAATTGAAGGTAAGAATATTACCGTGGAGCGGACCGGCGAAGAAAACAGAAAGTTGATCTTCCAGGATTGCCTCTGCGCTGTGTGTGGACTGTGTGGCGAGATATGCCCGGTCAGTGCAATCGAGGTTAACCCAACAGGTGCAATGGTCAGAACAGAACAGGACGAGTCAAAGATACTTATCGATGAGAACAAATGTGTCCTCTGCGGTATGTGCAGTTCAATCTGCCCATTCCAGGCTCTTGACCTTCAGATCGATGGAACATCCATAAAAGAACTTGCAGAATACCCTAAAATCCTTAAATCAGCCGAAATTGATGATGAAACATGCATACAGTGCAAGGCATGTGAAACAGCATGTCCACAGGACGCCATAACCATAACAAGGGAACTTCCAGAAAGGAAGGACCTCATCACAGGTGAAATCGAAATAGACAAGGACACCTGTATATACTGTGGCATGTGCGAGGAAATGTGCCCGGTTGATGCCATAGAGATAGAACACCAGATACCAAGTTCATCAAGCCCAACCGTTGCAACCGACATCAACGTGGACGAGGACAAATGTGTTCACTGCGGAATATGTAAGAGGATCTGCCCTGTTGACGCCATAATGCAGGTCTGCAGGATCTGCCCATACGGCGAATACGAGATAAAGGTCCCTGAGGTTACAGGAACCTCCTACATCGACCCTGAGCTCTGTGTGAACTGCGGCTGGTGCCAGGAGATCTGCCCTGTTGATGCTGCAACAGTGACTAAGCCATTCGAGGGAGAACTGATAATCGACCAGGATACCTGTCAGGCATGTGAGACCTGCGTGATGGCATGCCCATGCAACGTTCTCTCATTCCCGAAACCAGAGAAATCCGGTGAAAAACCAACCAAGCTCTACAAGGACGAAAGATTCTGCATATACTGCGGAGCATGTGAGAGATCATGCCCTGTGAACGCCATAGAGGTTAAGAGGAGCAGAATAAATACAACTCCAATCAAATCAAAGGCATGGAAGAACGCCTTTGAATCACTACTCAAATAA
- a CDS encoding helix-turn-helix domain-containing protein produces the protein MPKHIVSGLKYIAAVNLTKQGHSQREIAKALKINRSTVSHYLNGRNLSWRSIEIARVITEMCPRDFLLLTHSLTQNTEMTRTIVKTCQQREFKGNVRNSCIGCGLCVDTCLRKAITLRDLKAHVDSEWCCGCLICVDMCPTDSIEIKEVEIDGNDRSN, from the coding sequence ATGCCGAAACATATAGTTTCTGGACTCAAATACATAGCAGCCGTAAACCTAACAAAACAGGGCCATTCACAGAGAGAGATAGCCAAAGCTCTGAAGATAAACAGATCAACTGTTTCTCACTACCTCAACGGGAGAAACCTCTCATGGAGGTCAATAGAGATTGCAAGGGTAATAACAGAGATGTGTCCAAGGGATTTCCTTCTTCTCACCCACTCCCTTACACAGAACACAGAGATGACAAGGACGATAGTGAAGACATGCCAGCAGAGGGAATTCAAGGGAAACGTCAGGAACTCATGTATTGGGTGCGGGCTATGTGTGGACACATGCCTCAGGAAGGCCATAACCCTCCGAGACCTCAAGGCACATGTGGATTCCGAATGGTGCTGCGGGTGTCTCATCTGTGTGGATATGTGTCCAACTGATTCTATAGAAATAAAGGAGGTAGAAATTGATGGAAACGACCGAAGTAATTGA
- the fwdD gene encoding tungsten-dependent formylmethanofuran dehydrogenase subunit FwdD: MMVILNTGRTIWQGQAIESGKDLKMYVDAAAIIQMNADMMKQLGINEGDNVKVISEYGDVVVKAVEAKEPLPDGMVYIPMGPWANRVIRPDTDSTATPSFKNVPVEIIPTDEEVPDMPTLMKVYGKVGQI, translated from the coding sequence ATGATGGTCATACTCAACACAGGAAGGACAATATGGCAGGGACAGGCCATAGAATCAGGTAAGGATCTTAAAATGTACGTGGATGCAGCTGCAATAATTCAGATGAACGCTGACATGATGAAGCAGCTCGGGATAAACGAAGGAGACAACGTCAAGGTCATATCAGAATATGGAGATGTGGTTGTCAAGGCTGTTGAAGCAAAGGAACCACTACCAGATGGAATGGTCTACATACCAATGGGCCCATGGGCCAACAGGGTCATAAGACCAGATACAGATTCAACAGCAACACCCAGCTTTAAGAATGTACCGGTGGAGATCATACCCACCGATGAAGAGGTTCCTGACATGCCCACCCTCATGAAGGTCTACGGTAAGGTAGGTCAGATTTAA
- a CDS encoding P-II family nitrogen regulator — MKEVIAIIRPKNMKKTRDVLESLGFPSFNATRVLGRGKQRAIIDEVTIPSPSPEIDEVRGTMRYIPKRMIQITVEDPDVQLVVEAIMKVNHTGKIGDGKIFVCPVDDAMRIRTGDRGTEAL, encoded by the coding sequence ATGAAAGAAGTAATCGCCATAATAAGACCAAAGAATATGAAGAAAACCAGGGATGTCCTTGAATCCCTGGGGTTCCCGTCATTCAACGCCACAAGAGTCCTCGGGAGGGGCAAGCAGAGGGCCATAATTGATGAGGTCACCATCCCCTCTCCATCTCCTGAAATTGATGAGGTGAGGGGAACAATGAGATACATTCCCAAGAGGATGATCCAGATAACCGTGGAGGATCCGGATGTACAGCTGGTTGTGGAGGCCATAATGAAGGTCAACCACACGGGAAAAATTGGAGACGGGAAGATCTTTGTATGTCCGGTAGACGATGCAATGAGGATAAGGACAGGTGATAGGGGGACTGAAGCACTTTAA
- the nifH gene encoding nitrogenase iron protein, producing the protein MVRKIAIYGKGGIGKSTTQQNTAAAMSYFHGKNVMIHGCDPKADSTRLILGGKMQTTMMDTLRELGEGACTPDKVIETGFGGIRCVESGGPEPGVGCAGRGVITAITLMERHGVYENDLDFVFFDVLGDVVCGGFAMPVRDGKAEEIYIVASGEMMALYAANNICRGMVKYARQSGVRLGGIICNSRNVDGERELLEEFCERIGTQMIHFVPRDNIVQKAEFNKKSVIEFDPECNQSQEYRELARKIIENTDFVIPEPMTMDEMEDLVVKYGVLD; encoded by the coding sequence ATGGTACGTAAAATTGCAATATATGGTAAGGGTGGAATCGGAAAATCCACAACACAGCAGAACACTGCAGCGGCAATGAGCTACTTCCATGGAAAAAACGTGATGATCCATGGATGCGACCCCAAGGCAGACAGCACACGCCTTATACTGGGCGGTAAAATGCAGACAACCATGATGGACACCCTGCGTGAACTGGGAGAAGGTGCATGCACACCAGACAAGGTTATAGAAACAGGATTTGGAGGTATAAGGTGTGTTGAATCAGGAGGTCCAGAACCGGGTGTCGGATGCGCAGGCAGGGGTGTTATAACCGCCATAACCCTCATGGAGAGGCATGGGGTCTATGAAAACGACCTGGACTTTGTATTCTTTGATGTGCTCGGTGACGTGGTATGCGGGGGGTTTGCAATGCCGGTGAGAGACGGAAAGGCGGAGGAAATATACATCGTGGCATCAGGTGAGATGATGGCACTCTATGCCGCCAACAACATCTGCAGGGGTATGGTGAAATATGCACGGCAGAGTGGCGTCAGACTTGGGGGGATAATATGCAACAGCAGAAACGTTGATGGCGAAAGGGAACTCCTTGAAGAATTCTGTGAAAGAATAGGGACACAGATGATACACTTCGTGCCAAGGGATAACATCGTACAGAAGGCAGAATTCAACAAAAAATCTGTCATAGAGTTCGACCCCGAGTGCAACCAGTCACAGGAGTACAGGGAACTTGCAAGGAAAATAATTGAAAACACAGATTTTGTAATACCAGAACCCATGACAATGGATGAAATGGAGGACCTCGTTGTAAAATACGGGGTTCTGGACTAG
- a CDS encoding formylmethanofuran dehydrogenase subunit B, with protein sequence MMEYVKNVVCPFCGTLCDDIICKVEDNEIVGTINACRIGHSKFVHAEGAVRYKKPLIRKNGEFVEVSYDEAIDKAAKILAESKRPLMYGWSCTECEAQAVGVELAEEAGAVIDNTASVCHGPSVLALQDVGYPICTFGEVKNRADVVVYWGCNPMHAHPRHMSRNVFARGFFRERGRSDRTLIVVDPRKTDSAKLADIHLQLDFDRDYELLDAMRAYLLGNEILYDEVAGVPREQIEEAVEVLKKAQFGILFFGMGITHSRGKHRNIDTAIMMVEDLNDYAKWTLIPMRGHYNVTGFNQVCTWESGYPYCVDFSEGEPRYNPGETGANDLLQNREADAMMVIASDPGAHFPQRALERMAEIPVIAIEPHRTPTTELADIIIPPAIVGMEAEGTAYRMEGVPIRMKKVVDSDLLSDREILERLLEKVREYRASK encoded by the coding sequence ATCATGGAATACGTGAAAAATGTGGTCTGCCCCTTCTGCGGAACCCTCTGTGATGATATCATCTGTAAGGTTGAGGACAACGAGATTGTCGGAACCATCAATGCATGCAGGATAGGTCACAGCAAGTTCGTGCATGCAGAGGGTGCAGTGAGGTACAAAAAACCACTCATAAGGAAGAATGGCGAATTCGTCGAGGTAAGCTACGATGAGGCCATAGACAAGGCTGCAAAGATTCTTGCAGAATCAAAGAGACCACTCATGTACGGGTGGAGCTGTACAGAGTGTGAAGCACAGGCTGTTGGAGTTGAACTTGCAGAGGAGGCCGGTGCAGTAATCGATAACACAGCATCAGTCTGTCACGGACCATCAGTCCTTGCCCTCCAGGACGTGGGTTATCCTATCTGTACCTTCGGTGAGGTCAAAAACAGGGCTGACGTGGTGGTCTACTGGGGATGCAACCCCATGCACGCCCACCCAAGGCACATGTCAAGGAACGTATTTGCCCGCGGATTCTTCAGGGAAAGGGGAAGATCAGACAGGACACTCATAGTCGTTGATCCGAGGAAAACTGACAGCGCAAAGCTTGCAGACATACACCTCCAGCTGGACTTTGACCGTGACTATGAACTTCTCGATGCAATGAGGGCATACCTCCTTGGAAACGAGATACTCTACGATGAGGTTGCAGGTGTACCAAGGGAGCAGATCGAAGAGGCTGTTGAGGTGCTCAAAAAGGCACAGTTCGGTATACTCTTCTTCGGTATGGGTATAACCCACAGCAGGGGTAAACACAGGAACATTGACACAGCCATTATGATGGTTGAGGACCTCAATGACTATGCAAAATGGACACTCATACCCATGAGGGGACACTACAACGTTACAGGTTTCAACCAGGTCTGCACCTGGGAGAGCGGATACCCATACTGTGTTGACTTCTCAGAGGGGGAGCCAAGGTACAACCCAGGGGAGACCGGTGCAAACGACCTTCTCCAGAATAGGGAGGCCGATGCGATGATGGTCATAGCCTCTGACCCTGGTGCCCACTTCCCACAGAGGGCACTTGAGAGGATGGCTGAGATCCCGGTCATTGCAATCGAGCCCCACAGGACCCCCACAACCGAGCTGGCTGACATCATAATTCCACCGGCCATCGTGGGTATGGAGGCTGAGGGTACAGCCTACCGTATGGAGGGTGTCCCCATAAGGATGAAGAAGGTTGTTGACTCAGACCTCCTCTCAGACAGGGAGATCCTGGAGAGACTCCTTGAAAAGGTGAGGGAATACAGGGCCTCAAAGTAA
- the fwdC gene encoding tungsten-dependent formylmethanofuran dehydrogenase subunit FwdC, with translation MSEIILTPKEQPEVPLEAPNIKPDVFAGKSIDEIKNIQIMYGNEVVKLGDFFEVSGEPADAASDIKIIIDGDVYNTKRIGQEMTAGEILVKGNVNMYVGAGMKGGRITVEGNAASWAGQDMRGGELEILGNAADYVGSSYRGDWRGMSGGVITVHGNAGNEIGEYMNGGKIIIKGDVNIMPGIHMNNGLIIIEGNAVARVGGEMAGGTIIVKGMIQEFLPGFKYLGVEKDIEVNGETFPGAFYKFEGDHAIKGAKGIVYAAVGCNGHIEP, from the coding sequence ATGAGTGAAATAATATTAACTCCAAAGGAACAGCCTGAAGTGCCACTGGAGGCACCCAACATCAAACCCGATGTATTCGCAGGAAAGTCAATAGACGAGATCAAAAACATCCAGATAATGTATGGTAACGAGGTCGTTAAACTGGGAGACTTCTTCGAGGTCAGCGGAGAACCAGCAGACGCAGCATCAGACATCAAGATCATCATCGACGGCGACGTATACAACACCAAGAGGATAGGCCAGGAGATGACAGCCGGCGAAATCCTGGTGAAGGGTAACGTGAACATGTACGTCGGAGCCGGTATGAAAGGCGGCAGGATCACAGTTGAAGGCAACGCAGCCTCATGGGCCGGACAGGACATGAGGGGAGGAGAACTTGAAATCCTTGGAAATGCGGCTGACTACGTTGGATCATCCTACCGTGGTGACTGGAGAGGTATGAGTGGTGGCGTCATAACAGTCCATGGAAACGCCGGAAACGAGATCGGAGAGTACATGAACGGCGGTAAGATCATCATCAAGGGCGACGTCAACATAATGCCTGGCATACACATGAACAACGGTCTCATAATCATCGAGGGCAACGCCGTTGCAAGGGTCGGCGGTGAAATGGCCGGCGGAACAATAATCGTAAAGGGAATGATACAGGAATTCCTTCCAGGATTCAAGTACCTTGGTGTTGAAAAGGACATAGAGGTTAACGGGGAAACCTTCCCTGGAGCATTCTACAAGTTTGAAGGAGATCACGCAATTAAGGGAGCTAAGGGTATAGTCTATGCGGCTGTCGGATGCAACGGCCACATAGAACCCTAA
- a CDS encoding 4Fe-4S binding protein, protein MAIGLKAYPELCHGCGNCVIACPVNALRSPEVAGGKGPTDDVEIIMIVEDGVVNIKNPDLCGKCGTCVESCPVDAIRLEELE, encoded by the coding sequence ATGGCAATTGGACTTAAGGCATACCCTGAACTCTGCCATGGATGCGGAAACTGTGTGATCGCATGTCCCGTGAACGCCCTCAGAAGCCCGGAAGTTGCCGGTGGAAAGGGCCCAACAGATGATGTTGAGATCATCATGATAGTGGAGGACGGGGTTGTAAACATAAAAAACCCTGACCTTTGCGGAAAATGCGGCACATGTGTTGAAAGCTGCCCTGTGGACGCAATAAGACTGGAGGAGTTAGAATGA
- the fwdA gene encoding tungsten-dependent formylmethanofuran dehydrogenase subunit FwdA: MEYIIKNGFVYCPLNNVDGEKMDICVRDGKIVESVSDSAKVIDASGKIVMPGGVDPHSHIAGAKVNVGRMYRPEDSRRDAEKFKAGRAGSGFSVPSTFMTGYRYAQMGYTTAMEAAMPPLLARHTHEEFHDTPIIDHAAYPLFGNNWFVMEYLKEGDVDACAAYASWLLKATKGYTIKIVNPAGTEAWGWGGNVHGIHDPAPYFDITPAEIIKGLAEVNEKLQLPHSIHLHCNDLGHPGNYETTLASFDVPKNIKANPATGERDTVLYATHVQFHSYGGTTWRDFVSEAPKIADYVNKNDHIVIDVGQITLDETTTMTADGPMEYDLHSLNGLKWANCDVELETGSGVVPFIYSARAPVPAVQWAIGMELFLLIDDPAKVCLTTDSPNAGPFTRYPRVIAWLMSNKYRMNLIEGELHKWAQRKSTIATVDREYTFSEIAQITRSTSAKVLGLSETKGHLGVGADADIAVYNINPETVDPSVDYMAIEEGFSRAAYVLKDGEIVVKDGEVVASPHGRTYWVDTRVDESTYNEVLAKVESKFKQYYSVNFANYPVQDEYLPKSAPVKGVML, from the coding sequence ATGGAATACATAATCAAAAACGGATTTGTTTACTGTCCTCTTAACAACGTCGATGGAGAGAAGATGGACATCTGCGTCAGGGATGGTAAAATAGTTGAGAGCGTCAGTGACTCCGCAAAGGTCATTGATGCATCTGGAAAAATTGTGATGCCTGGAGGTGTCGACCCACACTCCCACATAGCAGGTGCAAAGGTCAACGTGGGAAGGATGTACAGGCCAGAAGACAGCCGAAGGGACGCTGAAAAGTTCAAGGCAGGAAGGGCCGGAAGCGGTTTCTCAGTACCATCAACCTTCATGACAGGTTACAGGTACGCCCAGATGGGTTACACCACCGCAATGGAGGCGGCCATGCCACCACTCCTTGCAAGGCACACCCATGAGGAGTTCCATGACACACCCATAATAGACCATGCGGCATACCCACTCTTCGGTAACAACTGGTTCGTGATGGAGTACCTCAAGGAGGGAGACGTGGATGCATGCGCAGCCTACGCCTCATGGCTCCTCAAGGCAACAAAGGGTTACACAATAAAGATAGTTAACCCCGCAGGTACAGAGGCCTGGGGATGGGGTGGAAACGTCCATGGAATCCATGACCCTGCTCCATACTTTGACATAACACCTGCAGAGATCATAAAGGGACTCGCAGAGGTTAACGAGAAACTCCAGCTACCACACTCAATACACCTCCACTGTAACGACCTGGGACACCCTGGAAACTATGAGACAACCCTTGCATCCTTCGACGTGCCAAAGAACATAAAGGCAAACCCTGCAACAGGTGAAAGGGATACAGTTTTATACGCCACACACGTCCAGTTCCACAGCTACGGCGGAACCACATGGAGGGACTTCGTATCAGAGGCACCAAAGATCGCAGACTACGTCAACAAAAATGACCACATAGTCATAGACGTTGGTCAGATAACCCTTGATGAGACCACAACAATGACAGCCGACGGCCCAATGGAATACGACCTCCACTCACTCAACGGCCTCAAATGGGCAAACTGTGACGTGGAACTCGAAACAGGTTCAGGTGTCGTCCCATTCATATACTCAGCAAGGGCACCTGTCCCAGCTGTCCAGTGGGCAATAGGTATGGAGTTATTCCTGCTTATCGACGACCCAGCAAAGGTCTGTCTCACAACAGACAGTCCAAACGCCGGTCCATTCACAAGGTACCCAAGGGTCATAGCCTGGCTCATGAGCAACAAGTACAGGATGAACCTCATCGAGGGAGAACTCCACAAGTGGGCCCAGAGGAAGAGTACCATAGCAACAGTTGACAGGGAATACACATTCTCAGAGATAGCCCAGATCACAAGGTCAACATCTGCAAAGGTCCTGGGTCTCAGCGAAACCAAGGGGCACCTTGGAGTCGGTGCAGATGCAGACATCGCGGTATACAACATCAACCCTGAAACAGTCGACCCATCAGTCGATTACATGGCAATTGAGGAAGGATTCTCAAGGGCAGCATACGTCCTCAAGGATGGAGAAATAGTGGTTAAGGACGGAGAAGTAGTGGCCTCACCACATGGAAGAACCTACTGGGTTGACACCCGGGTTGATGAGTCAACCTACAACGAGGTACTTGCCAAGGTGGAGAGCAAATTCAAACAGTACTACTCTGTTAACTTTGCAAACTACCCTGTGCAGGACGAGTACCTGCCAAAATCCGCTCCAGTTAAAGGGGTGATGCTATGA
- a CDS encoding P-II family nitrogen regulator has translation MKMIRAIIRPEKSEEVADALDDAGFPALTKIDVIGRGKQKGIRFDEIYYDEIPKTMMLIVVDDADAERVVLVISESGYTGKIGDGKIFISPVENAYTVRTREEGL, from the coding sequence ATGAAGATGATAAGGGCCATAATAAGACCAGAAAAGTCTGAAGAGGTGGCTGATGCTCTGGATGACGCAGGATTCCCGGCCCTCACAAAGATAGACGTTATAGGGAGGGGTAAGCAGAAGGGCATACGGTTCGATGAAATCTACTATGATGAGATACCCAAGACCATGATGCTCATCGTCGTGGATGATGCTGATGCAGAGAGGGTGGTCTTGGTTATCAGTGAAAGCGGATACACAGGCAAAATTGGGGATGGTAAAATATTCATAAGCCCCGTGGAAAACGCCTACACCGTCAGAACAAGAGAGGAAGGTCTTTAG